The window ACTTCCAGTTCATTTTCGCGAAGATGGGCCTTAAATGGCCGCTTAGCTCCTTCAACCTGAAACTGAACACACACAGGGAAATTAGCGCTAATCGGACGCCCCTGCCAGCTTGTTAGAATTGCTGTAACATCCCCTTCTAAACCCTTGGCATCAAAGGCCTCGTTGCGATGCAGTGGATGGTGGTAGAAGATAACTGCCTCTTTAATTCGAACTCGATCACCAACCTGCATATGTGGCTTAACCTCCTCTCACAACTCAGCGGCCGAGACCCCTAAAGAGATCGGCAGCTTTGTTAAACAGCTTTATCATCTTGACACAGAGATGTTACAGAAACTACTGTTTGACCGTTGAGTTCTGCAACGATTCCTGCCACGCCAGGAACTTATTTAGAAACTTATTTTCTGTGATTTACCCCAGTTCATCTTGAAGCTGAGTCAGGGCTGCATATTCAGGTTTGAGGATATCCAGTAATCGTTGGTAAATCGGTATCACCTTTTGATAACAAACTCCGTGATCAGAAATGGGCAGATGCCGATGGTGAGCGCCTAACATCTCTGCCGCCACCTTCAGCTCTGAGAGATACCCCAGGGCATACAAGCCTAAAATCGCGGCCCCCCAGCTAGAGCTTTCGTAGCGCTCTGGCACCACCACTTCCCGATCCAAAATGTCAGCGAGCATTTGTCGCCACAGTGCTGATTGCGCGAACCCGCCTGCCGCTCGCACACTCACGGCCTGGCCTATCGCGGGTTGTAGGGTTTGCAACACAAAATAGAGATTATAAATAACGCCTTCTAGCACGGCTCGAACCATGTGGGCCTTGTGATGGTGCATTCCTAACCCAATAAAGCTGGCTTTGGCATTCGCATCCCACAGGGGCGATCGCTCCCCGGTCAAGTAAGGGTGGAAAATCAGACCGTTGGCCCCAGGAGGCACAGTTTGGGCCAGGGCCATAAGCGGTGCGTATGAATCTTGGGTTGATTGAGTCGGGGTGAGTTCAGCGTCAGCCAGCAGATTGCGAACCCAACGCAGGGCAATGCCACCATTGTTAACTGCACCGCCAACTATCCAATGATGCGGCGTGAGTGCGTAGCAAAATAAACCGCCGTTCGGATCCGTCTGGGGCCGATCAACCACGGCCCTGACCGCGCCACTGGTGCCGATGGTGACGGCAACAACGCTTGGAGCGATCGCACCCACGCCCAAATTAGCAAGCACGCCATCGTTGGCCCCAATAACAACGGGCATGTCCGTCGGCAGCCCCATGGCTGCGGCCCAATGGGGCCGCATTCCTTGCAGAATATGGGTTGTGGGCACTAATTCTGACAGCTGGGCTGCGCTTATGCCAGCCACAGAGAGGGCTTCTTTATCCCAATCCAGCGTCTCTAGGTTTAAGAGCCCTGTGGCAGAAGCAATGGAATGATCGACAACGTAGCGTGCAAACAGGCAGTGAACTACATATTCTTTGATGGAAATAAAGCGGGCAGCTTGCTGGAAACGGGCAGGATGTTCATGACGCAGCCAAACCAGCTTCACCAAAGGCGACATTGGATGAAGCGGCGTGCCGGTGCGGCGGTAAATGGCCTGCCCCTGGCCTGACATCCTGAGCTGGTTAGCCCACCGAGCACTGCGATTATCAGCCCAGGTGATGCTTGGGGAAATTGGCTGGTGGGCCTCATTCACCAAGATCAAACTGTACATGGCGGCACTCAACGACAGACACGCGATCGCCGCTGTATTAACCGGGCTGACAACCTGCCGAACCGTTTCAATGACGGCCTGAAAAATTTCATCGGGATCTTGTTCGGCAGCGGCTGGGGTGGGGTGATGGAGCGGGTAGGCGATCGCGCGCTTGTTGATGACATCGCCCCTGTAGTTGAAGAGAACGGATTTGGTGCTGGTGGTTCCGATATCCACGCCGACCACGTAGCCAGACGCTTTTGCCATACCGTCAGAAGATTAGATTTCTCGCTGAATTTCTCGTTGGAATCTTGCCAAACAGACAATAGGGACACGAGATCTCGTGTCCCTATCGTTCGTGTCTCTACCGTTCGTTCCTTACAGAGGAGCCATTAAAGCCGGGAATTAGACCCGGTTCAGGATCTCCTAACCATCATTGGCCTTCGCCAGGATCCGATCGCGCAGCGCATCAGGAACCGGATTAAGGTGATCGTATTGCCAGCGGAAGGTGCCAATCCCCATGGTGAGCGATCGCAGTTCTAGAATCAGGGTTTGCATTTCAGCCTCGGGGATATTGGCCGAGACCACATCCCACCCTTGCCAGCCCTGCTTGGCTTCATAGCCCAAAATTTGCCCCCGACGCCCGCTGATCAAGCGCAGCACGTTAGAGGTGAAACTATTGGGTACCGAAATTTCTACGGCATCAACGGGCTCTAGCAACGTGGGCTCGCAGTCTGGCATTCCCGATTGCATGGCAATGCGGGCTGCCTGCTTAAAGGCCTGATCAGAACTATCGACCGAGTGGTAAGACCCATTGGTGAGAGTCACCGCCACATCCACGACGGGGAAACCCAGTGGCCCATGGCTGAGATACTCTCGCACCCCCGTCTCGACACTGGGGATGTATTGTCTGGGCACAACCCCACCGACAATGCACTGCTTAAAGTCGAACCCTTCCCCCCGGCTGAGGGGCTGAATATCAAGGTAAACATCGCCAAACTGACCATGCCCCCCGGTCTGATGCTTATAGCGTCCTCGGATGTCTTTGCGGGCCTTGCGAATCGTTTCCTTATAAGGCACCCGAGGTAGATGGGTGCTCATGGGCAGGTTGTATTTCCGACGCAGGCGATCCAGCGTGATTTGCAGATGCATATCTCCCTGCCCCCACAAAATCACTTCGTGGGTATCGCCATGCTGTTCCCAGCGTAGGGAGGGGTCTTCTTCTAATAATTTATTGAGCGCACCTGTGAGCTTCACCTCATCGCTGCGATGCTCAGGGGTAATAGCCAGCGCATAGACCGGATCAAGCTTTTCAGCAGTGGGGAGGTCTGGGGCTGGCGCGTTGTCTGGCGTCGTCAGGGTGTCCCCCGTTTGTGCTTTGTCTAAGCGCGCGATCGCCACAATATCGCCCTGGGTTGCTCGCGGAATACTCTGTTGCTGGGGCCCCATCAGGTGATAAAGCCCACCCATGCGATCGCCATTTAAGGTATCGCCATCGGTGAGGGATCCCTGCCAAATGCGCACAAGGGATAGCTTGCCGCCCTGGGGCGTATAGAAAGTCTTGAGTACCTGGGCCAGCGGGGCGTCTACGTCCATATCCAGACCCCGATTTTCTGCCGTCACGGCGGCATCAGGGGCTTCTTTGACCAGGGCATCTAACAGCGGGCGGGTGCCAAAGTCTTGGGACGCAATGCCAAACAGAACCGGCACAATCAAGTCAGCCCCCAGATCTTGTTTCAAATCTTGCAAAATTTCTTCTTGGGGGGGCTCAATCTCTTCGAGCAGTTCTTCTAGCAGATGATCATCAAAATCTGCCAGGGCTTCGAGCATCTCTTCTCGGGCAGCATGCTCTTGGTCTTTTAAGGAGTCGGGGACAGCCACAGGATCAGCGGGGGCGTTGACGTGGTAGTGATAGGCTTGCTCACTAATCAGGTCAATAAAGCCGACTAAATTTTGATTTTCCCGAATTGGATATTGCTGGGGCAGGATGGGACGACTAGAGACGGTTTTTAACGCCGTTAAAACTTCTTGAAAAGGTGCCGTGGCCCGATCCATCTTGTTAATCCAGATCAGGTGAGGAATTTCCCAACTATCTAGAAATTGCAATAGGGGCGATAGGGTTAAAACTCGATTAGGGTCAGCTTCACACACCACAATCGCGGCATCTACCCCAATCAAGGCATTGTCTGTTTCTTGCTGTAACTCTACAGAGCCCGGGCAATCTAAGAAATTAAAATGAATGCCGCCGTACTCGGTACGGGCGGCATTCAACTCTACAGTCATGGTGTGATCGCGGGCTTCAGGGGTAGCGTCTCCTAAGCTAGTCCCCTCCTCAACTTTACCTTTGCGCGTGATGGCATTACTAACGTAGAGCAGGCTTTCTAGGAGGGTCGTTTTACCACTAGAGTAGGGGCCAACAATGGCGACATTGCGCGGCCCCGATAATGCTTTCTGGGTCATAATTTACCCCTTTACATCTGACGAGACTTCTTCACCCAAATTTCCGTAGCGGAGAGTAATTCGGATGATTTAAAGCCAGAAGAGTCTACTGACTTAGCCTCACATTAACGCCCTCATAACCCTCAGGATTTGCTTGTTGAAGAAAATTCACCGGACTAAGATTCGTGAGCGAGTATAGAGATATATGAATCCAATTTGGGGGGATTTCCTAACAATTTGCAAGGGATTATTGCGGTGTATTAATCCTTAAGCAAATAGGTTTTTTCTATACTCTACAAAAAGCAAAATAGAATGCAAGCTCACAGTCTAATCGTCTAACCCTTTTTCACCAACCCTTTTTCACCGCAGGCAAACCAACAGCAGGGTTAACGCTCTGTTGTTATCCGTTCAGGAAAGCGCCCCGTCGGCAGGCGATCGCTGGCCCGCTGCCCGCCGAACTGCTTGGCAATCACATCATCATAGGTATCCGCGATCGTTACCACTGAGAGAATGCAGGTTTGCAGCTCCCTCAGATCCATGTTTTCGCCGCCCAATACGCTTTCTGAAAATACGACCTGCCCAGCCTCATCCAGATGAAATGCCCCAAACCGCATGCGGCGATTTTCCGTCAGTAAAAACTGCATCAGCTCACAGTTTAAGGTACTGCCAATGGTGACACAGCTGGTGGCCCGCACCGTTGCCAAGTCTCCCTCATCCCACGGATGCACCACCCACGGCAGCACCTCCACCTCAATCAGCGCCGAGCCATAAAGGATATCGAACTTGGGGCGATCGGGATAAACCCGCAACGCATCTTGAAACAGCATTGTCCCTTTCAGGTAGTCAGCCACCTTGGTATAGGTCAGGGTTTGAACCTGACTGTCAAACTGCATAGACATCTCGCCTTTACTCCTGCTCTCTACCCTAAATCCCCTAGCCCACACCCTCTATCTCTCCCATCCTAGATTTATTTCACTCTCCAAAGGAAACGATGGCACGGCAAAGATCAGTGGCTATATTGGGTGGTTGAAAGTCGAGCTACTGGTCATGAATTCAACTGCTGCTGGGGAAACGCCCTTAGAGGTCTTCATTTCCTACTCTCATAAGGATGAGGATCTCAAAGAAGAACTGGAGGTGCATCTTTCGACCCTGAAACGCCAGGGCAAAATCAACCCTTGGCAAGATCGCACCTTGGAGGCGGGCACTGAATGGGATCCGCAAATCAAGGCGGCTTTAGAAGCGGCACACATCATTTTGTTGCTCGTCACCCCCCGCTTCATGGCATCAAACTATATCAATGACGTGGAACTCACCCGCTCCTTAGAGCGCCATCGCGCTGGCACCGCTAGGGTCATTCCGATTGTCCTGAAGCCGGTGGATTTGGCTGGGACACCGATTGCCCAGCTGCAAGTGCTGCCAAAAGACGCGAAACCAGTCACCCGTTGGGACGACCAAGATGAAGCATTCTTGAATGTGGTGCAGGGAATCCGGCGGGTTGTGGACTCGTTAAATACTCAGAAACAGACATCACCTAGTCCACCATCAACTCAAAGCACCCCCACTCCCTCTACTGCAACTGCTGGGGTTGACTCAACCTTAGAGGCAGCCCCACCAACAGCACCTAAAAGCAAAACTCAGAAGCGGCTCGATCTCTTTCAACTGCTATCGAATTTACCGGGGCCAACCTTCGACTCAATTGTGTACGCCCTGAACGTGCCACCGCCATTGATGCCACCGGGAATAGCTCCCCAAGGTCAGCGAGTACCGGCATTACTGAACTGGGCACAAAGCCCCGTAGGGTGTGGCCTGGATGAATTAGAAGCTGTAATTAACACGGTCGTGCAAGTCCCGTAGGGATCGACGCTCTAACCGATGGATCTCCCCTAGAATTTCAGCATCTTGATGGATAGGCCATTAGACTATTAAAAGGCGTAACGAAATGTAAACTTCATGGTTGCTGGGCATTCCTCTGAAAAGCGAGTTGTGGTGATTGGAGCAGGGATAGGTGGGTTGACCGCCGCTGCTTTGCTCGCACGGCAGGGATATAGCGTCATCGCATTTGATCAGGCCTATGTGCCAGGGGGGTGCGCGTCGACCTTTAAGCGGCGAGGTTTCACATTTGATGTCGGGGCAACTCAGGTGGCAGGGTTGGAACCGGGCGGCGTTCATCACCAGATTTTCGAGACCTTAGATCTTCCCTTGCCTGCGGCCACCCCCTGCGATCCAGCTTGTGCAGTATATCTACCCCGTGAAACTGAACCCATCTCAGTCTGGCGCGATGCTCAGCAATGGCAAACAGAACGCCAACGACAGTTTCCTGGCACGGAAGCCTTCTGGCAATTATTGAGTACCCTGTTTCAGGCTAGCTGGCAGTTTCAGGGTAGGGAACCCGTACTGCCCCCTCGCAACCTGTGGGATATGGGGCAGCTGCTAGGAGCCATACGTCCGAATACTTTGGTGACCGCTCCGTTTACCTTTTCCACCGTAGGGCAGCTCCTCAAAGTCATGGGGCTGTATGGCGATCGCCGCCTCAAAACCTTCCTTGACCTGCAGCTTAAGCTGTACTCCCAGGTAAGTGCAGACGAAACGGCATTGCTGTATGCTGCGACAGCCTTGGGGGTATCCCAGGCTCCCCAGGGGCTGTTTCATCTGCAGGGCAGTATGCAGGTGCTAAGCGATCGCCTCGTTGCTGCCCTCGAGCGAGATGGTGGCAAGCTGCTGATGCGCCACACAGTCGAACACATTCACCTCAAAGACGGGCGGGTCAATGGCGTCACTCTCCGCTGCCAGAAAACGGGAAAGACCTGGGTAGAAGCGGCGGATATCGTCGTGGCCAATGTCACCGTTCAAAATCTAGTGGCCCTGCTGGGGCAGAACGCCCCACAAGGCTACCGCCAGCGGGTAAATGCGCTCTCGGAAGCTTCTGGCGCATTTGTGATTTATCTAGGGGTTGACCAAGCCGCCATTCCTGACAACTGCCCACCACATCTGCAGTTCCTTTACGACTACGACGGCCCCATTGGAGAAAACAACTCCCTGTTTGTCTCGGTCAGCCGTCCAGACGATGGGCGCGCCCCCAAAGGCAAAGCCACTTTGATTGCCTCTTCCTTCACAGACCTGAATCAATGGCAGCACGGTACTGACTATGAAGCGCTGAAGCAACAATACACCCAGGCAGCCCTGCAAAAACTGGGTCAGTTTTTTGACCTACGCCCCGAGCATCTGCTTCATGTTGAAGCAGGTACCCCCAGAACATTTGAGCGCTTTACCGGGCGCGATCGCGGGGCCGTCGGGGGCTTAGGCATGCGGATCCGCACTTTTGGCCCCTTTGGCTTTGCTAACCGGACACCGGTGCCCGGACTCTGGCTTGTGGGCGATTGCACCCATCCCGGTGAAGGCACCGCTGGGGTCAGTTATTCAGCGTTGACGGCGGTACGTCAGATTGAGGCGGCAGGATGAAGCGGATCTGGGGAAGGGCGGGCAGTGGCCACTGTCCCTAAATTGGTGCCACTCAGATTAGGGGAGGTCGGGGCGTGGCTAACGACCTATCGCGGTATGCAGGCTGATCAAGTACACCCTAGACCCCAAACCCTAGACCCTGTCTCAGCCAAGATGTACCGGACTCAACTGAACAGAGCCATATAAATCACGAATTACAACTTCTGATTGCTTCCCTGGGAAAGCTCGCTATGCTAGGAACTTTAGCATCGTCTCAAAACCAGATACTATAAGCACAACAGCTCCGCTTTCTCGCTGTGAGTGAATTATGGAATGGCATGTGACCGACGCCCAAAGCCTGGGAGTAATTGATCGCGAGATTGGGGATCATCGATTCACTCCCTCTGAGTATGAGTTGGTGCGTCGAGCTATTTATGCCACCGCTGATTTTGAATATGCATCATTGATCCGCTTTTCGGAACATTCCCTGACATCAGGGGCAGCCGCCCTGGCTGCACGGACAACGATCATTGTGGATGTGCCAATGGTGCAGGTTGGGATTGCGCCTTTCATCCAA is drawn from Leptolyngbya sp. SIO1E4 and contains these coding sequences:
- a CDS encoding ferredoxin-thioredoxin reductase variable chain encodes the protein MQVGDRVRIKEAVIFYHHPLHRNEAFDAKGLEGDVTAILTSWQGRPISANFPVCVQFQVEGAKRPFKAHLRENELEVI
- a CDS encoding elongation factor G, with translation MTQKALSGPRNVAIVGPYSSGKTTLLESLLYVSNAITRKGKVEEGTSLGDATPEARDHTMTVELNAARTEYGGIHFNFLDCPGSVELQQETDNALIGVDAAIVVCEADPNRVLTLSPLLQFLDSWEIPHLIWINKMDRATAPFQEVLTALKTVSSRPILPQQYPIRENQNLVGFIDLISEQAYHYHVNAPADPVAVPDSLKDQEHAAREEMLEALADFDDHLLEELLEEIEPPQEEILQDLKQDLGADLIVPVLFGIASQDFGTRPLLDALVKEAPDAAVTAENRGLDMDVDAPLAQVLKTFYTPQGGKLSLVRIWQGSLTDGDTLNGDRMGGLYHLMGPQQQSIPRATQGDIVAIARLDKAQTGDTLTTPDNAPAPDLPTAEKLDPVYALAITPEHRSDEVKLTGALNKLLEEDPSLRWEQHGDTHEVILWGQGDMHLQITLDRLRRKYNLPMSTHLPRVPYKETIRKARKDIRGRYKHQTGGHGQFGDVYLDIQPLSRGEGFDFKQCIVGGVVPRQYIPSVETGVREYLSHGPLGFPVVDVAVTLTNGSYHSVDSSDQAFKQAARIAMQSGMPDCEPTLLEPVDAVEISVPNSFTSNVLRLISGRRGQILGYEAKQGWQGWDVVSANIPEAEMQTLILELRSLTMGIGTFRWQYDHLNPVPDALRDRILAKANDG
- a CDS encoding YbjN domain-containing protein → MSMQFDSQVQTLTYTKVADYLKGTMLFQDALRVYPDRPKFDILYGSALIEVEVLPWVVHPWDEGDLATVRATSCVTIGSTLNCELMQFLLTENRRMRFGAFHLDEAGQVVFSESVLGGENMDLRELQTCILSVVTIADTYDDVIAKQFGGQRASDRLPTGRFPERITTER
- the gntK gene encoding gluconokinase, translated to MAKASGYVVGVDIGTTSTKSVLFNYRGDVINKRAIAYPLHHPTPAAAEQDPDEIFQAVIETVRQVVSPVNTAAIACLSLSAAMYSLILVNEAHQPISPSITWADNRSARWANQLRMSGQGQAIYRRTGTPLHPMSPLVKLVWLRHEHPARFQQAARFISIKEYVVHCLFARYVVDHSIASATGLLNLETLDWDKEALSVAGISAAQLSELVPTTHILQGMRPHWAAAMGLPTDMPVVIGANDGVLANLGVGAIAPSVVAVTIGTSGAVRAVVDRPQTDPNGGLFCYALTPHHWIVGGAVNNGGIALRWVRNLLADAELTPTQSTQDSYAPLMALAQTVPPGANGLIFHPYLTGERSPLWDANAKASFIGLGMHHHKAHMVRAVLEGVIYNLYFVLQTLQPAIGQAVSVRAAGGFAQSALWRQMLADILDREVVVPERYESSSWGAAILGLYALGYLSELKVAAEMLGAHHRHLPISDHGVCYQKVIPIYQRLLDILKPEYAALTQLQDELG
- the crtD gene encoding C-3',4' desaturase CrtD, giving the protein MVAGHSSEKRVVVIGAGIGGLTAAALLARQGYSVIAFDQAYVPGGCASTFKRRGFTFDVGATQVAGLEPGGVHHQIFETLDLPLPAATPCDPACAVYLPRETEPISVWRDAQQWQTERQRQFPGTEAFWQLLSTLFQASWQFQGREPVLPPRNLWDMGQLLGAIRPNTLVTAPFTFSTVGQLLKVMGLYGDRRLKTFLDLQLKLYSQVSADETALLYAATALGVSQAPQGLFHLQGSMQVLSDRLVAALERDGGKLLMRHTVEHIHLKDGRVNGVTLRCQKTGKTWVEAADIVVANVTVQNLVALLGQNAPQGYRQRVNALSEASGAFVIYLGVDQAAIPDNCPPHLQFLYDYDGPIGENNSLFVSVSRPDDGRAPKGKATLIASSFTDLNQWQHGTDYEALKQQYTQAALQKLGQFFDLRPEHLLHVEAGTPRTFERFTGRDRGAVGGLGMRIRTFGPFGFANRTPVPGLWLVGDCTHPGEGTAGVSYSALTAVRQIEAAG